One segment of Methanobacterium formicicum DSM 3637 DNA contains the following:
- the dmpI gene encoding 4-oxalocrotonate tautomerase DmpI has protein sequence MPVITIDAPPMNKEQKRELVSSFARTASKVMNLPVSAMVVIIREVESENVGTGDILLCDREP, from the coding sequence ATGCCAGTTATAACCATAGATGCTCCCCCAATGAACAAGGAGCAGAAAAGGGAATTAGTAAGTTCATTTGCCAGAACCGCCAGCAAGGTAATGAACCTTCCAGTATCGGCCATGGTGGTCATAATTCGGGAAGTAGAATCAGAGAATGTGGGGACCGGAGACATCCTGCTCTGTGATCGTGAACCCTAA